The proteins below are encoded in one region of Alosa sapidissima isolate fAloSap1 chromosome 24, fAloSap1.pri, whole genome shotgun sequence:
- the decr2 gene encoding peroxisomal 2,4-dienoyl-CoA reductase [(3E)-enoyl-CoA-producing] isoform X2 — translation MAEGSQRTEELPEDVMSDDCMSSYTHVYSPDLLKDQVAFITGGGSGIGFRIAEVFMRHGCDVVIASRNLQRLTEAAEKLTKATGRRCLPLAIDVRQPETINTAIDRTLEELGRIDILINNAAGNFLCPASSLSFNAFKTVLEIDTMGTFNASKVVYEKWFKDHGGSIVNISATLGYKGQALQVHAGSAKAANDAMTKHLAVEWGPSGVRVNTVAPGPISGTEGYRRLGGPHAENAGAFSSIPLQRAGNKTEMAHAVLFLSSRAASYITGSVLVADGGAWLTSPNDVHRLLGILSSRSAKL, via the exons ATGGCCGAAGGGTCTCAGAGAACCGAAGAATTGCCAGAGGACGTCATGTCTGATGATTGCATGAGTTCTTACACTCACGTCTACAGTCCAGACCTTTTGaa AGATCAGGTTGCTTTTATCACCGGAGGTGGCTCTGGCATTGGATTCCGAATAGCTGAAGTCTTCATGAG GCATGGGTGTGATGTAGTGATTGCTAGCCGAAATCTACAACGTCTAACTGAG GCCGCAGAGAAATTAACTAAAGCAACTGGTCGGAGATGTCTCCCTTTGGCAATAGATGTTAGGCAGCCGGAGACCATTAACACAGCCATAGATCGAACTTTGGAGGAGCTGGGTCGTATCGACATACTCATCAACA ATGCTGCCGGTAACTTCCTATGTCCTGCCTCCTCTTTGTCATTCAACGCCTTCAAGACAGTATTGGAGATCGACACCATGGGCACTTTCAATGCCAGCAAAGTGGTCTATGAGAAGTGGTTTAAG GATCATGGAGGTTCTATTGTAAACATTTCTGCCACTCTTGGATACAAGGGTCAGGCTCTCCAGGTGCATGCTGGGTCAGCAAAAGCAGCCAATG ATGCCATGACCAAGCACCTGGCTGTGGAGTGGGGCCCCAGTGGCGTGCGCGTGAACACTGTGGCACCAGGACCTATCTCAGGCACCGAGGGCTACCGCAGACTGG GTGGTCCTCATGCTGAGAATGCTGGTGCTTTCAGCAGCATCCCCCTGCAGCGTGCAGGGAACAAGACAGAGATGGCCCACGCAGTACTCTTCCTCTCCAGCAGGGCGGCGTCCTACATCACAGGCAGCGTATTGGTGGCTGATGGCGGAGCGTGGCTGACGTCGCCCAATGATGTACACCGTCTGCTGGGTATACTCTCCTCTCGCTCTGCTAAACTCTGA
- the decr2 gene encoding peroxisomal 2,4-dienoyl-CoA reductase [(3E)-enoyl-CoA-producing] isoform X1, whose product MAEGSQRTEELPEDVMSDDCMSSYTHVYSPDLLKDQVAFITGGGSGIGFRIAEVFMRHGCDVVIASRNLQRLTEAAEKLTKATGRRCLPLAIDVRQPETINTAIDRTLEELGRIDILINNAAGNFLCPASSLSFNAFKTVLEIDTMGTFNASKVVYEKWFKDHGGSIVNISATLGYKGQALQVHAGSAKAANDAMTKHLAVEWGPSGVRVNTVAPGPISGTEGYRRLGGPHAENAGAFSSIPLQRAGNKTEMAHAVLFLSSRAASYITGSVLVADGGAWLTSPNDVHRLLGFWSSEMKRDRK is encoded by the exons ATGGCCGAAGGGTCTCAGAGAACCGAAGAATTGCCAGAGGACGTCATGTCTGATGATTGCATGAGTTCTTACACTCACGTCTACAGTCCAGACCTTTTGaa AGATCAGGTTGCTTTTATCACCGGAGGTGGCTCTGGCATTGGATTCCGAATAGCTGAAGTCTTCATGAG GCATGGGTGTGATGTAGTGATTGCTAGCCGAAATCTACAACGTCTAACTGAG GCCGCAGAGAAATTAACTAAAGCAACTGGTCGGAGATGTCTCCCTTTGGCAATAGATGTTAGGCAGCCGGAGACCATTAACACAGCCATAGATCGAACTTTGGAGGAGCTGGGTCGTATCGACATACTCATCAACA ATGCTGCCGGTAACTTCCTATGTCCTGCCTCCTCTTTGTCATTCAACGCCTTCAAGACAGTATTGGAGATCGACACCATGGGCACTTTCAATGCCAGCAAAGTGGTCTATGAGAAGTGGTTTAAG GATCATGGAGGTTCTATTGTAAACATTTCTGCCACTCTTGGATACAAGGGTCAGGCTCTCCAGGTGCATGCTGGGTCAGCAAAAGCAGCCAATG ATGCCATGACCAAGCACCTGGCTGTGGAGTGGGGCCCCAGTGGCGTGCGCGTGAACACTGTGGCACCAGGACCTATCTCAGGCACCGAGGGCTACCGCAGACTGG GTGGTCCTCATGCTGAGAATGCTGGTGCTTTCAGCAGCATCCCCCTGCAGCGTGCAGGGAACAAGACAGAGATGGCCCACGCAGTACTCTTCCTCTCCAGCAGGGCGGCGTCCTACATCACAGGCAGCGTATTGGTGGCTGATGGCGGAGCGTGGCTGACGTCGCCCAATGATGTACACCGTCTGCTGG
- the LOC121699790 gene encoding WD repeat-containing protein 76-like isoform X6 — protein MCPVNLQEDSQLPESLLHLWTEEPIQYEWKKVDLQVYKEGLQNTHKHEKQVVKVVKKWIYSAAFHPCASSLLMAAGDKCGQVGLCNLGASWGDNGVLQFEPHTSSVTHMAFSMQRPSTLITTSYDGTARAGHMERAVFDEVYRSDKRLKGFDFLSHDCSTLLIGDVHGDIAIVDTRTPGTSHESIHTLGRGILYSAHIHPVQKQYFVVAVDSGVGIYDVRSLKESTQPVSVLDGHTRRVFSAYFSPDTGNRVLTTSIDKLRVFDASHLASTPLMTSIDVDYQRNMASRGPQRQALWDPKQEDCFMVSTTKQVNKIKVFHEGGHLVHVFDSPDYLTAVCSVMAFHPSRGALLQGDSQGWLHVLI, from the exons ATGTGCCCAGTGAACTTGCAGGAGGACAGCCAACTCCCTGAGAGTCTTCTCCATCTGTGGACTGAG GAACCTATACAGTACGAGTGGAAGAAAGTGGACCTGCAGGT GTACAAGGAGGGCCTGCAGAACACTCATAAACATGAGAAGCAAGTGGTGAAGGTGGTAAAGAAGTGGATCTACTCGGCAGCCTTCCACCCGTGTGCCAGCAGTCTCCTCATGGCCGCCGGGGACAAGTGCGGCCAAGTAGGCCTCTGCAACCTG GGGGCTAGTTGGGGTGACAATGGTGTTCTACAGTTTGAACCTCACACTAGCTCAGTCACCCACATGGCTTTCTCCATGCAACGACCTTCAACCTTGATCACCACCAGTTACGATGGCACAGCACGGGCAGGACACATGGAACGAGCTGTGTTTGATGAG GTATACCGCTCTGATAAGAGGCTAAAAGGCTTTGATTTCCTGTCGCATGACTGTTCCACTCTGCTCATAGGAGATGTACATGGAGACATTGCCATCGTTGACACACGGACTCCAGG GACATCTCATGAATCTATCCATACTCTTGGACGAGGGATTCTATACAGTGCCCACATCCACCCCGTGCAGAAGCAGTACTTTGTGGTAGCTGTGGACAG TGGAGTTGGCATATATGATGTGCGGAGCCTGAAGGAGTCCACCCagcctgtgtcagtgctggATGGACACACCCGCCGTGTGTTCTCAGCCTATTTCTCCCCAGACACTGGAAACAGAGTGCTCACCACCAGCATTGACaaactcag GGTGTTTGATGCATCACATCTGGCCTCAACTCCTTTGATGACCTCCATTGA TGTTGATTACCAGCGGAATATGGCGTCCCGCGGGCCCCAGCGGCAGGCGTTGTGGGACCCAAAGCAGGAGGACTGCTTTATGGTGAGCACTACGAAGCAGGTGAACAAGATCAAGGTGTTTCATGAGGGCGGCCATCTGGTCCACGTGTTCGACAGCCCAGATTACCTGACAGCGGTGTGCTCAGTCATGGCCTTTCACCCCAGTAGGGGAGCACTGCTGCAAGGGGATTCCCAAGGCTGGCTGCATGTTCTCATCtag
- the LOC121699790 gene encoding WD repeat-containing protein 76-like isoform X3 yields MYITQVRPSHYSDRTQLNSQPNGTSETVGLRRSARNILTPKCLCHDHSVNPRRGRPTKRIVPRNAFEEEDSTESHSDSGPEENEQNTLSEYELKRLENIRQNKAFLSFLHLPQLTKALNPQLGKRKYRKRPEEGTLPVRKSLRLQKKKTESMVVVNSLKVPVPMCPVNLQEDSQLPESLLHLWTEEPIQYEWKKVDLQVYKEGLQNTHKHEKQVVKVVKKWIYSAAFHPCASSLLMAAGDKCGQVGLCNLGASWGDNGVLQFEPHTSSVTHMAFSMQRPSTLITTSYDGTARAGHMERAVFDEVYRSDKRLKGFDFLSHDCSTLLIGDVHGDIAIVDTRTPGTSHESIHTLGRGILYSAHIHPVQKQYFVVAVDRVFDASHLASTPLMTSIDVDYQRNMASRGPQRQALWDPKQEDCFMVSTTKQVNKIKVFHEGGHLVHVFDSPDYLTAVCSVMAFHPSRGALLQGDSQGWLHVLI; encoded by the exons ATGTACATAACGCAG GTGAGGCCTTCTCACTATTCTGACCGAACGCAGCTGAACTCACAACCCAATGGAACTTCTGAAACTGTAGGCCTACGACGGTCAGCTCGAAACATACTGACCCCCAAATGTCTGTGTCATGACCACAGTGTAAACCCAAGGCGTGGTAGGCCTACCAAAAGAATTGTACCG AGAAATGCGTTTGAAGAGGAGGATTCGACTGAATCTCATTCTGATAGTGG CCCTGAAGAGAATGAACAAAAT ACTCTATCAGAGTATGAGCTGAAACGGCTTGAAAACATTAGACAGAACAAGGCCTTCCTCTCATTCCTGCATCTACCACAG TTAACCAAGGCGCTGAATCCTCAGTTAGGCAAAAGGAAGTACCG GAAAAGGCCAGAAGAAGGGACCCTTCCTGTAAGGAAATCATTGCGTctacagaagaaaaaaacagaatctaTG GTGGTGGTGAATAGTTTAAAGGTACCTGTACCAATGTGCCCAGTGAACTTGCAGGAGGACAGCCAACTCCCTGAGAGTCTTCTCCATCTGTGGACTGAG GAACCTATACAGTACGAGTGGAAGAAAGTGGACCTGCAGGT GTACAAGGAGGGCCTGCAGAACACTCATAAACATGAGAAGCAAGTGGTGAAGGTGGTAAAGAAGTGGATCTACTCGGCAGCCTTCCACCCGTGTGCCAGCAGTCTCCTCATGGCCGCCGGGGACAAGTGCGGCCAAGTAGGCCTCTGCAACCTG GGGGCTAGTTGGGGTGACAATGGTGTTCTACAGTTTGAACCTCACACTAGCTCAGTCACCCACATGGCTTTCTCCATGCAACGACCTTCAACCTTGATCACCACCAGTTACGATGGCACAGCACGGGCAGGACACATGGAACGAGCTGTGTTTGATGAG GTATACCGCTCTGATAAGAGGCTAAAAGGCTTTGATTTCCTGTCGCATGACTGTTCCACTCTGCTCATAGGAGATGTACATGGAGACATTGCCATCGTTGACACACGGACTCCAGG GACATCTCATGAATCTATCCATACTCTTGGACGAGGGATTCTATACAGTGCCCACATCCACCCCGTGCAGAAGCAGTACTTTGTGGTAGCTGTGGACAG GGTGTTTGATGCATCACATCTGGCCTCAACTCCTTTGATGACCTCCATTGA TGTTGATTACCAGCGGAATATGGCGTCCCGCGGGCCCCAGCGGCAGGCGTTGTGGGACCCAAAGCAGGAGGACTGCTTTATGGTGAGCACTACGAAGCAGGTGAACAAGATCAAGGTGTTTCATGAGGGCGGCCATCTGGTCCACGTGTTCGACAGCCCAGATTACCTGACAGCGGTGTGCTCAGTCATGGCCTTTCACCCCAGTAGGGGAGCACTGCTGCAAGGGGATTCCCAAGGCTGGCTGCATGTTCTCATCtag
- the LOC121699790 gene encoding WD repeat-containing protein 76-like isoform X1: MYITQVRPSHYSDRTQLNSQPNGTSETVGLRRSARNILTPKCLCHDHSVNPRRGRPTKRIVPRNAFEEEDSTESHSDSGPEENEQNTLSEYELKRLENIRQNKAFLSFLHLPQLTKALNPQLGKRKYRKRPEEGTLPVRKSLRLQKKKTESMVVVNSLKVPVPMCPVNLQEDSQLPESLLHLWTEEPIQYEWKKVDLQVYKEGLQNTHKHEKQVVKVVKKWIYSAAFHPCASSLLMAAGDKCGQVGLCNLGASWGDNGVLQFEPHTSSVTHMAFSMQRPSTLITTSYDGTARAGHMERAVFDEVYRSDKRLKGFDFLSHDCSTLLIGDVHGDIAIVDTRTPGTSHESIHTLGRGILYSAHIHPVQKQYFVVAVDSGVGIYDVRSLKESTQPVSVLDGHTRRVFSAYFSPDTGNRVLTTSIDKLRVFDASHLASTPLMTSIDVDYQRNMASRGPQRQALWDPKQEDCFMVSTTKQVNKIKVFHEGGHLVHVFDSPDYLTAVCSVMAFHPSRGALLQGDSQGWLHVLI; the protein is encoded by the exons ATGTACATAACGCAG GTGAGGCCTTCTCACTATTCTGACCGAACGCAGCTGAACTCACAACCCAATGGAACTTCTGAAACTGTAGGCCTACGACGGTCAGCTCGAAACATACTGACCCCCAAATGTCTGTGTCATGACCACAGTGTAAACCCAAGGCGTGGTAGGCCTACCAAAAGAATTGTACCG AGAAATGCGTTTGAAGAGGAGGATTCGACTGAATCTCATTCTGATAGTGG CCCTGAAGAGAATGAACAAAAT ACTCTATCAGAGTATGAGCTGAAACGGCTTGAAAACATTAGACAGAACAAGGCCTTCCTCTCATTCCTGCATCTACCACAG TTAACCAAGGCGCTGAATCCTCAGTTAGGCAAAAGGAAGTACCG GAAAAGGCCAGAAGAAGGGACCCTTCCTGTAAGGAAATCATTGCGTctacagaagaaaaaaacagaatctaTG GTGGTGGTGAATAGTTTAAAGGTACCTGTACCAATGTGCCCAGTGAACTTGCAGGAGGACAGCCAACTCCCTGAGAGTCTTCTCCATCTGTGGACTGAG GAACCTATACAGTACGAGTGGAAGAAAGTGGACCTGCAGGT GTACAAGGAGGGCCTGCAGAACACTCATAAACATGAGAAGCAAGTGGTGAAGGTGGTAAAGAAGTGGATCTACTCGGCAGCCTTCCACCCGTGTGCCAGCAGTCTCCTCATGGCCGCCGGGGACAAGTGCGGCCAAGTAGGCCTCTGCAACCTG GGGGCTAGTTGGGGTGACAATGGTGTTCTACAGTTTGAACCTCACACTAGCTCAGTCACCCACATGGCTTTCTCCATGCAACGACCTTCAACCTTGATCACCACCAGTTACGATGGCACAGCACGGGCAGGACACATGGAACGAGCTGTGTTTGATGAG GTATACCGCTCTGATAAGAGGCTAAAAGGCTTTGATTTCCTGTCGCATGACTGTTCCACTCTGCTCATAGGAGATGTACATGGAGACATTGCCATCGTTGACACACGGACTCCAGG GACATCTCATGAATCTATCCATACTCTTGGACGAGGGATTCTATACAGTGCCCACATCCACCCCGTGCAGAAGCAGTACTTTGTGGTAGCTGTGGACAG TGGAGTTGGCATATATGATGTGCGGAGCCTGAAGGAGTCCACCCagcctgtgtcagtgctggATGGACACACCCGCCGTGTGTTCTCAGCCTATTTCTCCCCAGACACTGGAAACAGAGTGCTCACCACCAGCATTGACaaactcag GGTGTTTGATGCATCACATCTGGCCTCAACTCCTTTGATGACCTCCATTGA TGTTGATTACCAGCGGAATATGGCGTCCCGCGGGCCCCAGCGGCAGGCGTTGTGGGACCCAAAGCAGGAGGACTGCTTTATGGTGAGCACTACGAAGCAGGTGAACAAGATCAAGGTGTTTCATGAGGGCGGCCATCTGGTCCACGTGTTCGACAGCCCAGATTACCTGACAGCGGTGTGCTCAGTCATGGCCTTTCACCCCAGTAGGGGAGCACTGCTGCAAGGGGATTCCCAAGGCTGGCTGCATGTTCTCATCtag
- the LOC121699790 gene encoding WD repeat-containing protein 76-like isoform X2 yields the protein MYITQVRPSHYSDRTQLNSQPNGTSETVGLRRSARNILTPKCLCHDHSVNPRRGRPTKRIVPTLSEYELKRLENIRQNKAFLSFLHLPQLTKALNPQLGKRKYRKRPEEGTLPVRKSLRLQKKKTESMVVVNSLKVPVPMCPVNLQEDSQLPESLLHLWTEEPIQYEWKKVDLQVYKEGLQNTHKHEKQVVKVVKKWIYSAAFHPCASSLLMAAGDKCGQVGLCNLGASWGDNGVLQFEPHTSSVTHMAFSMQRPSTLITTSYDGTARAGHMERAVFDEVYRSDKRLKGFDFLSHDCSTLLIGDVHGDIAIVDTRTPGTSHESIHTLGRGILYSAHIHPVQKQYFVVAVDSGVGIYDVRSLKESTQPVSVLDGHTRRVFSAYFSPDTGNRVLTTSIDKLRVFDASHLASTPLMTSIDVDYQRNMASRGPQRQALWDPKQEDCFMVSTTKQVNKIKVFHEGGHLVHVFDSPDYLTAVCSVMAFHPSRGALLQGDSQGWLHVLI from the exons ATGTACATAACGCAG GTGAGGCCTTCTCACTATTCTGACCGAACGCAGCTGAACTCACAACCCAATGGAACTTCTGAAACTGTAGGCCTACGACGGTCAGCTCGAAACATACTGACCCCCAAATGTCTGTGTCATGACCACAGTGTAAACCCAAGGCGTGGTAGGCCTACCAAAAGAATTGTACCG ACTCTATCAGAGTATGAGCTGAAACGGCTTGAAAACATTAGACAGAACAAGGCCTTCCTCTCATTCCTGCATCTACCACAG TTAACCAAGGCGCTGAATCCTCAGTTAGGCAAAAGGAAGTACCG GAAAAGGCCAGAAGAAGGGACCCTTCCTGTAAGGAAATCATTGCGTctacagaagaaaaaaacagaatctaTG GTGGTGGTGAATAGTTTAAAGGTACCTGTACCAATGTGCCCAGTGAACTTGCAGGAGGACAGCCAACTCCCTGAGAGTCTTCTCCATCTGTGGACTGAG GAACCTATACAGTACGAGTGGAAGAAAGTGGACCTGCAGGT GTACAAGGAGGGCCTGCAGAACACTCATAAACATGAGAAGCAAGTGGTGAAGGTGGTAAAGAAGTGGATCTACTCGGCAGCCTTCCACCCGTGTGCCAGCAGTCTCCTCATGGCCGCCGGGGACAAGTGCGGCCAAGTAGGCCTCTGCAACCTG GGGGCTAGTTGGGGTGACAATGGTGTTCTACAGTTTGAACCTCACACTAGCTCAGTCACCCACATGGCTTTCTCCATGCAACGACCTTCAACCTTGATCACCACCAGTTACGATGGCACAGCACGGGCAGGACACATGGAACGAGCTGTGTTTGATGAG GTATACCGCTCTGATAAGAGGCTAAAAGGCTTTGATTTCCTGTCGCATGACTGTTCCACTCTGCTCATAGGAGATGTACATGGAGACATTGCCATCGTTGACACACGGACTCCAGG GACATCTCATGAATCTATCCATACTCTTGGACGAGGGATTCTATACAGTGCCCACATCCACCCCGTGCAGAAGCAGTACTTTGTGGTAGCTGTGGACAG TGGAGTTGGCATATATGATGTGCGGAGCCTGAAGGAGTCCACCCagcctgtgtcagtgctggATGGACACACCCGCCGTGTGTTCTCAGCCTATTTCTCCCCAGACACTGGAAACAGAGTGCTCACCACCAGCATTGACaaactcag GGTGTTTGATGCATCACATCTGGCCTCAACTCCTTTGATGACCTCCATTGA TGTTGATTACCAGCGGAATATGGCGTCCCGCGGGCCCCAGCGGCAGGCGTTGTGGGACCCAAAGCAGGAGGACTGCTTTATGGTGAGCACTACGAAGCAGGTGAACAAGATCAAGGTGTTTCATGAGGGCGGCCATCTGGTCCACGTGTTCGACAGCCCAGATTACCTGACAGCGGTGTGCTCAGTCATGGCCTTTCACCCCAGTAGGGGAGCACTGCTGCAAGGGGATTCCCAAGGCTGGCTGCATGTTCTCATCtag
- the LOC121699790 gene encoding WD repeat-containing protein 76-like isoform X4, whose product MLNSFQTLSEYELKRLENIRQNKAFLSFLHLPQLTKALNPQLGKRKYRKRPEEGTLPVRKSLRLQKKKTESMVVVNSLKVPVPMCPVNLQEDSQLPESLLHLWTEEPIQYEWKKVDLQVYKEGLQNTHKHEKQVVKVVKKWIYSAAFHPCASSLLMAAGDKCGQVGLCNLGASWGDNGVLQFEPHTSSVTHMAFSMQRPSTLITTSYDGTARAGHMERAVFDEVYRSDKRLKGFDFLSHDCSTLLIGDVHGDIAIVDTRTPGTSHESIHTLGRGILYSAHIHPVQKQYFVVAVDSGVGIYDVRSLKESTQPVSVLDGHTRRVFSAYFSPDTGNRVLTTSIDKLRVFDASHLASTPLMTSIDVDYQRNMASRGPQRQALWDPKQEDCFMVSTTKQVNKIKVFHEGGHLVHVFDSPDYLTAVCSVMAFHPSRGALLQGDSQGWLHVLI is encoded by the exons atgttaaattcatttcagACTCTATCAGAGTATGAGCTGAAACGGCTTGAAAACATTAGACAGAACAAGGCCTTCCTCTCATTCCTGCATCTACCACAG TTAACCAAGGCGCTGAATCCTCAGTTAGGCAAAAGGAAGTACCG GAAAAGGCCAGAAGAAGGGACCCTTCCTGTAAGGAAATCATTGCGTctacagaagaaaaaaacagaatctaTG GTGGTGGTGAATAGTTTAAAGGTACCTGTACCAATGTGCCCAGTGAACTTGCAGGAGGACAGCCAACTCCCTGAGAGTCTTCTCCATCTGTGGACTGAG GAACCTATACAGTACGAGTGGAAGAAAGTGGACCTGCAGGT GTACAAGGAGGGCCTGCAGAACACTCATAAACATGAGAAGCAAGTGGTGAAGGTGGTAAAGAAGTGGATCTACTCGGCAGCCTTCCACCCGTGTGCCAGCAGTCTCCTCATGGCCGCCGGGGACAAGTGCGGCCAAGTAGGCCTCTGCAACCTG GGGGCTAGTTGGGGTGACAATGGTGTTCTACAGTTTGAACCTCACACTAGCTCAGTCACCCACATGGCTTTCTCCATGCAACGACCTTCAACCTTGATCACCACCAGTTACGATGGCACAGCACGGGCAGGACACATGGAACGAGCTGTGTTTGATGAG GTATACCGCTCTGATAAGAGGCTAAAAGGCTTTGATTTCCTGTCGCATGACTGTTCCACTCTGCTCATAGGAGATGTACATGGAGACATTGCCATCGTTGACACACGGACTCCAGG GACATCTCATGAATCTATCCATACTCTTGGACGAGGGATTCTATACAGTGCCCACATCCACCCCGTGCAGAAGCAGTACTTTGTGGTAGCTGTGGACAG TGGAGTTGGCATATATGATGTGCGGAGCCTGAAGGAGTCCACCCagcctgtgtcagtgctggATGGACACACCCGCCGTGTGTTCTCAGCCTATTTCTCCCCAGACACTGGAAACAGAGTGCTCACCACCAGCATTGACaaactcag GGTGTTTGATGCATCACATCTGGCCTCAACTCCTTTGATGACCTCCATTGA TGTTGATTACCAGCGGAATATGGCGTCCCGCGGGCCCCAGCGGCAGGCGTTGTGGGACCCAAAGCAGGAGGACTGCTTTATGGTGAGCACTACGAAGCAGGTGAACAAGATCAAGGTGTTTCATGAGGGCGGCCATCTGGTCCACGTGTTCGACAGCCCAGATTACCTGACAGCGGTGTGCTCAGTCATGGCCTTTCACCCCAGTAGGGGAGCACTGCTGCAAGGGGATTCCCAAGGCTGGCTGCATGTTCTCATCtag
- the LOC121699790 gene encoding WD repeat-containing protein 76-like isoform X5, translating to MVVVNSLKVPVPMCPVNLQEDSQLPESLLHLWTEEPIQYEWKKVDLQVYKEGLQNTHKHEKQVVKVVKKWIYSAAFHPCASSLLMAAGDKCGQVGLCNLGASWGDNGVLQFEPHTSSVTHMAFSMQRPSTLITTSYDGTARAGHMERAVFDEVYRSDKRLKGFDFLSHDCSTLLIGDVHGDIAIVDTRTPGTSHESIHTLGRGILYSAHIHPVQKQYFVVAVDSGVGIYDVRSLKESTQPVSVLDGHTRRVFSAYFSPDTGNRVLTTSIDKLRVFDASHLASTPLMTSIDVDYQRNMASRGPQRQALWDPKQEDCFMVSTTKQVNKIKVFHEGGHLVHVFDSPDYLTAVCSVMAFHPSRGALLQGDSQGWLHVLI from the exons aTG GTGGTGGTGAATAGTTTAAAGGTACCTGTACCAATGTGCCCAGTGAACTTGCAGGAGGACAGCCAACTCCCTGAGAGTCTTCTCCATCTGTGGACTGAG GAACCTATACAGTACGAGTGGAAGAAAGTGGACCTGCAGGT GTACAAGGAGGGCCTGCAGAACACTCATAAACATGAGAAGCAAGTGGTGAAGGTGGTAAAGAAGTGGATCTACTCGGCAGCCTTCCACCCGTGTGCCAGCAGTCTCCTCATGGCCGCCGGGGACAAGTGCGGCCAAGTAGGCCTCTGCAACCTG GGGGCTAGTTGGGGTGACAATGGTGTTCTACAGTTTGAACCTCACACTAGCTCAGTCACCCACATGGCTTTCTCCATGCAACGACCTTCAACCTTGATCACCACCAGTTACGATGGCACAGCACGGGCAGGACACATGGAACGAGCTGTGTTTGATGAG GTATACCGCTCTGATAAGAGGCTAAAAGGCTTTGATTTCCTGTCGCATGACTGTTCCACTCTGCTCATAGGAGATGTACATGGAGACATTGCCATCGTTGACACACGGACTCCAGG GACATCTCATGAATCTATCCATACTCTTGGACGAGGGATTCTATACAGTGCCCACATCCACCCCGTGCAGAAGCAGTACTTTGTGGTAGCTGTGGACAG TGGAGTTGGCATATATGATGTGCGGAGCCTGAAGGAGTCCACCCagcctgtgtcagtgctggATGGACACACCCGCCGTGTGTTCTCAGCCTATTTCTCCCCAGACACTGGAAACAGAGTGCTCACCACCAGCATTGACaaactcag GGTGTTTGATGCATCACATCTGGCCTCAACTCCTTTGATGACCTCCATTGA TGTTGATTACCAGCGGAATATGGCGTCCCGCGGGCCCCAGCGGCAGGCGTTGTGGGACCCAAAGCAGGAGGACTGCTTTATGGTGAGCACTACGAAGCAGGTGAACAAGATCAAGGTGTTTCATGAGGGCGGCCATCTGGTCCACGTGTTCGACAGCCCAGATTACCTGACAGCGGTGTGCTCAGTCATGGCCTTTCACCCCAGTAGGGGAGCACTGCTGCAAGGGGATTCCCAAGGCTGGCTGCATGTTCTCATCtag